The following is a genomic window from Deltaproteobacteria bacterium.
GTAGCCCAAGCGCAACAGAATCTTCAAACCGGTGATATTCTTGCTGTCGTTGGTGCAAAGCCAAGCTTGTTAGTTAGACACGCAGTAATGGTTTATCGCGATGCCAAGAACAAACCACATGTTTTACACGCATCGCGATACAATCACCGTGTTTTATTAGAGCATAGCGATGTCGCAACATATATTAAGCGTCGCAGTGATCGCAGAGGTATTATTGTAGCGCGACCTTTGGCGCCAAAGTAGCGCAGTTTGTTGCAAGCTTGCCGAACTATTAAATATGCAATATTTTGCATAACCGTTAGAATTAATTCACTAACCAAATTGTTGATTAACAAGCGAGCAATCATTATTTTGTTGGTGTTATTACTTATGAAGAATGGTTTGCAAAATATAAAGAATCTATCTTATATTTTTTGCAGTATACTTATGATTACTGCTCTAGCTTGTGAAGATGATACTAAACCAGCGCCAGTACTGCCATCATTAGAACAATCAGCACTAAATCAACAAACAGATGTGACAGCTAAGGCAAAGTTGTTTGGTGAAACCCCTATCGCCAACAATAGCCAAAATAACAGTGATGCTAAAAATGCTTCACCTGCCACACCGGCAAAATCACCATGGGGTGATCAAAAATCACCACAAATAATAAACAACATTAGCGATACTAAATTAGATAAATTTGCAGATAGCAATGCAGCAGCAATCAATAAACCTCAAGTTACTAAAGGGCCAGTTGATTATTTTAGTCAAATTCCCAATGTAGTTGGCCCGCCAAAATCAAAAATTCTTGAGCTGCGTTTATTATCACTCTCAAAACGGGTGAAACGCATGCACGAGGCTTGGTTAGCCAAGAGTGATGAGTGGTCACAGCGAGCCATGGAGCTTGAATCGCGTCGATTAGCGGCAAGGTTAGATCCCATAATTAAACGAGTTGAGCGCCGCTCAGCAGTTTCACTGCATGTACGACATTTGCGTTCACAGCGGGTGCTTTATGATCACAACGGCTTAGAACAACGCAATCCGGCCAGCAATCAAAAAATGCTGACGATTAGTGCGGCCCTTGATTTGCTGGGGCCTGAATCTCATTTTGAAACTAAAGTGATGCGTACCGCAGATACATTGTTTATAATTGGTGGAGGCGATCCGACCTTAACCCCTGAGCGCATCAATGAATATGCACAAACCTTAACTAACGAGAATGACCTAAGTGGCATTGTGCATTTGGTTATTGATGAGACCGCATTTTCTAATGAGCGTTTTACCCCCGGCATGACTTTAGACGATGTCGGTTATGCTTATGCTGCCCCCAGTGGCGCCTTATCATTCGCTGATAATGTGGTGCATATTTCAGTAACGCCTAGTTCAACTGGCGGGTTAGCTCGTGTACAAGTATCGCCATATAATCATCATATTCTTATTGATTCCCAGGTGCGTATCATTGCCAGTCATGAAGGAGAAAATACCGTTTGGGTGCGAACGCGGCCACGAGGGGACCAAACTGCAGTCGAAGTTCGTGGTGAAATGCGTGCTAATGATAAACCTTTGTATGAAAAACGTCGGGTGTATGACCCTGGCATGTTTACCGGGCAAGCATTTGGTGATGCGATTGCGAAAGCTTCAGGGCAAGCCATACTGCCGGTAGTGCGGGGGAGAGCGCCTAGTGGTGGTCATTTGTTGCAAACTTGGAATTCATTGCCGCTTATAGATATTGCTAAAGATACCTTAGCTTTCTCAAACAACTTTGCCACTGAGATGATATTGCGCACTATAGCTTGGCGTTTTGTAGGTATTGGTTCATTTGAAGAAGGTAAAAATATTCTTGAGCAATACTGGCAAACCATAGGGGTTACCCCTAATGCTTTAGTTGTTGATAATGGCTCAGGATTAACTCGCGAAGGAAGATTTACCGCACAAGGTTTAGTTGATTTGCTTTCTGCAGCACATCTAGTGCAACCTGCTAATAGTGGTTTGCTTGCGGTGTTACCAGTGGCAGGTAAACCTGGCACTTTGGCTCATCGTCAATCACATGCGCGTGGTCGCTTGCGGGCGAAAACCGGTACACTCAATGGCGTAAGCGCCTTAACCGGAATTATAACCAAAGTAACCGGTGACCCAGTGATTGCCTTTAGCTTAGTGATTAATCCCACCGCCAATAAAAGCAGTCTCGATGTTGGGGCACGCCACGCTGCCGAAGAAGATATTGGCAAAGTGTTAGTAGGTTTTGTTGATGATTTGGTTGCCAAAGAGCCACAACGAGAAAAACGCCGCAGATAAAATTTATTAATGTGTCCTTTTTATCAGCGCCGCAAAGCGGTGGCATCAACCATAGCCGCTTCTACCTCGGTAACTACCCAGGTAGCTTGGTTTTTAGCAGCGTCGGCGTCTTCTTGTTTATAAAATTCCGATGGGGTTAAGTCTTCGCTGCCATAAAAGGCAAGCTCACGATCACGGCGTAATGTCCGGGAGATTTTGGTTAATTGCGTAATTTTATTTTGGATACCAGCAGGCAGTAATGCAGCGTTGTCGATAAGTATGGAACTCACGTCATGTACACGGGGTACTTCGATGCCACTATGACGCAGAAGTGCTTTAAGTGCCAATTCTACTACTTCTTGAGCTTCTCGCACTACATCAGCAAAGTCGCCAAGCGTTAATAATACTTCGAGACTGGATAAGCGATGACGCGCGCGGGTTATATAATCAATACTTAGACCGCGGTTATGCATGAGCTTGCTCTCTCATTTGTTCGTGCGACGCTTTTGGGTTGCGTATCCAATATGGATGCCCGTGGGTTTCGTGCCGCGATATCATGCCATTGAGCATTTGGTGACGTAAAAAAACAAGTGCCTTGGCTACCGCACCCTTACAATCCCAAAGCAGTATTCCATCTAACGCTACTTCATACCATAAACCGCCAAATTGACTTGATGATGCGGGCAAAGCCACGAATTGCGGACTTACCATGTGACCCTTAATGCTTATGGCAGCAGCTTCGAGCTTCTCCCAAAGATGATATAAGCTTCGTTCAATGCGGCTGCCTTGGGACAGTACAATGAGGAGATCTGCATCAGATGCAGCCGTGGCTTCACCTCGTGCCACCGAGCCGAATAGCACTACACCTTCGAGCTTTTCAGCAAAACAGTTTATACAAGCTTTAATTAATGATGAAGTTGCCTGTGAGTCGGTATATGATACTACATCTGATACTACATTATCAGCTGATACCATGTTTTGACTTTCATTAATCGCTAATCGCTCAACACATAATGAATTTAGCGAAATACCTCGTTCTAAAGCCTGCTTACGAAGTTGAGCATGCAATGATGTCGGTAAACGCAATACAAACCGCCCTGAAGGATTCATTGAGTACATAGTACTATGATATCACTAATTCGACGCAATTGTCATCTAATTTTTATGATGTTAAGAAGTATAAATTGGCGCATGTAAATATATCTGGGCAAGAATGCCTTACCTATTTGTTAGAGGGTAAATTATAATTATCGAGCCACTTGTAAAAGTCGAGCAACCACCTATTATCGTCATTCCTGCGCAAGCAGGAATCTATAAGGGGTTGATATTGCAAAACATTTTGGATCCCCGCTTTCGCGGGGATAACGTTATATTTGCTATAATTGGAAAGCATAAGGACTTTTGCAAGTGGCTCTATCGTTTATTGATACATCTGCAAACGTTATTGAACAACAGATAATAAAATGCTTAACACGAAGCCTAGTATCCCCTTACCTATTATTACCGAGCGCGCTACTATATCACTCAAGCAATATATTCTATGGTTTCTGGTTATCTTTATCAGTTGTTTCGCCACTGGGATGATGCTTGCATATAAACTTAAACGCAGTGATACTACCATCATTATTGTACTAGTAGTGATTCTTGGTGGCACTGTAGTGTCCATCATTCTTCCTATGTTGTTGCTAGCAGCACGAGAGACGTTGCGTTTCACTAGTGACGGTGAAGTAAATTACACCTTGCGTCCACGTGGTATCAGTTTAGTGCGTCCACGAGAACAAAAAATGACTTTGCAAGATATAATTGGCTTTGAAGAGATGCCGTTTGTCCGCCCAGGCGGTCCACCAATTCCACGTTTACGATTGCTACTCAAAGACTGGGAATTTTTTATCGAGGGCAAGGGGAGAATGGGCCCACAGGGTAGAAGTGCAAGTTTTAATATCTTGCAAAAGATGCTTATCAATTGGCTACAACAAAACGGGGTGCCACCGTCAAGTGCAGTAAAATTGCCAGCGAGGGTGGCGAATCGAGAAAAACTGATCATTCTTAGCCTGCAAATTATGATTGGGCTATGCATTATCGGCCTTATAGTCGGCCTTATCGGCTTCATTATGAAAGTCAAAGGCACTATAGCCGGATTTACCTCAGGCTCTTTGGGACTTCTTACATTTACGCAGTTGCTTCGCTATTACCGTGGACGCCAGGCAAAAGCTCATTGCAAGCAATCATTAACGTCATCTGGCGATGATAAACGACCAAATAGCTAAA
Proteins encoded in this region:
- the dacB gene encoding D-alanyl-D-alanine carboxypeptidase/D-alanyl-D-alanine-endopeptidase, coding for MITALACEDDTKPAPVLPSLEQSALNQQTDVTAKAKLFGETPIANNSQNNSDAKNASPATPAKSPWGDQKSPQIINNISDTKLDKFADSNAAAINKPQVTKGPVDYFSQIPNVVGPPKSKILELRLLSLSKRVKRMHEAWLAKSDEWSQRAMELESRRLAARLDPIIKRVERRSAVSLHVRHLRSQRVLYDHNGLEQRNPASNQKMLTISAALDLLGPESHFETKVMRTADTLFIIGGGDPTLTPERINEYAQTLTNENDLSGIVHLVIDETAFSNERFTPGMTLDDVGYAYAAPSGALSFADNVVHISVTPSSTGGLARVQVSPYNHHILIDSQVRIIASHEGENTVWVRTRPRGDQTAVEVRGEMRANDKPLYEKRRVYDPGMFTGQAFGDAIAKASGQAILPVVRGRAPSGGHLLQTWNSLPLIDIAKDTLAFSNNFATEMILRTIAWRFVGIGSFEEGKNILEQYWQTIGVTPNALVVDNGSGLTREGRFTAQGLVDLLSAAHLVQPANSGLLAVLPVAGKPGTLAHRQSHARGRLRAKTGTLNGVSALTGIITKVTGDPVIAFSLVINPTANKSSLDVGARHAAEEDIGKVLVGFVDDLVAKEPQREKRRR
- a CDS encoding HEPN domain-containing protein; this encodes MHNRGLSIDYITRARHRLSSLEVLLTLGDFADVVREAQEVVELALKALLRHSGIEVPRVHDVSSILIDNAALLPAGIQNKITQLTKISRTLRRDRELAFYGSEDLTPSEFYKQEDADAAKNQATWVVTEVEAAMVDATALRR
- a CDS encoding nucleotidyltransferase domain-containing protein; the encoded protein is MNPSGRFVLRLPTSLHAQLRKQALERGISLNSLCVERLAINESQNMVSADNVVSDVVSYTDSQATSSLIKACINCFAEKLEGVVLFGSVARGEATAASDADLLIVLSQGSRIERSLYHLWEKLEAAAISIKGHMVSPQFVALPASSSQFGGLWYEVALDGILLWDCKGAVAKALVFLRHQMLNGMISRHETHGHPYWIRNPKASHEQMREQAHA